Proteins encoded by one window of Eremothecium cymbalariae DBVPG#7215 chromosome 1, complete sequence:
- the RNQ1 gene encoding prion domain-containing protein RNQ1 (similar to Ashbya gossypii AFR701C): MVDTSQLIKEAEKLFHNGEHHDAVDKLATAAKSEPNEEQQSSIEKMIGKIGEHVVGNSEEAKEGEDKARGSGDSGSGGLVNKLMSVLSSNSQGSPQAQLGKLALLSTIMKSSGGNSGGFNLSSIKNMLSGDSSSGGGSGLSASGLASLASNVFGGKQGQESSSGGGLSSLSSMAGNFLNSGKK; the protein is encoded by the coding sequence ATGGTGGACACTAGTCAATTGATCAAGGAAGCAGAGAAGCTATTTCACAATGGAGAACATCATGATGCTGTTGATAAGTTAGCGACTGCTGCGAAAAGCGAGCCTAATGAGGAACAACAGtcttcaattgaaaaaatgaTTGGAAAGATTGGTGAGCATGTTGTAGGTAACAGTGAGGAGGCTAAGGAAGGAGAAGATAAAGCGCGTGGCAGTGGTGATAGTGGCAGTGGTGGGCTTGTCAATAAATTAATGTCTGTTCTTTCTTCTAACTCTCAGGGTTCTCCTCAGGCACAGCTGGGGAAATTAGCGTTGTTGTCTACTATTATGAAGTCTAGCGGTGGTAACTCAGGTGGGTTCAATTTGAGTTCCATTAAGAATATGCTTTCCGGTGATTCGTCTTCCGGAGGAGGTAGTGGGTTGAGTGCTTCTGGGTTAGCATCCCTGGCTTCGAATGTGTTTGGTGGGAAACAAGGTCAAGAAAGTTCTAGTGGTGGGGGgctttcttctctttccTCGATGGCTGGTAATTTCTTAAATTCAGGCAAAAAATGA
- a CDS encoding uncharacterized protein (similar to Ashbya gossypii AFR700W), with protein sequence MNLSDILKGTVLVLCSCVMCSAAAIVYKGDQVAEKLANSNNADAAHDTSLQAATFLEPDVNNLLWAHNSKRALHYNTPSLSWDNTLRQYAEDQVRSLIGTEYDPCTFRLKHSYGPYGENIGTIGSSARYPRADEVVNAWYEEIKYYNFNDVTGTVHNGYDVGHFTQLVWADTTKVGCAVVTCRSQYYFVYTLCEYSPPGNVLDGTPGIDTYHIFKENVRGLI encoded by the coding sequence ATGAATCTTAgtgatattttaaaaggaactgttttggttttatgCAGCTGCGTTATGTGTAGCGCTGCTGCGATCGTCTATAAAGGTGATCAGGTTGCGGAAAAATTGGCGAACTCTAACAATGCTGACGCCGCGCATGACACAAGCTTACAGGCTGCAACGTTTCTGGAACCGGATGTTAACAATTTGCTATGGGCTCACAATTCTAAACGTGCATTACATTATAATACTCCATCATTAAGTTGGGATAACACATTACGTCAGTATGCTGAGGATCAGGTAAGGAGTTTGATAGGCACAGAATATGACCCTTGTACATTTAGGTTGAAACATTCTTATGGCCCTTATGGggaaaatattggtacaATTGGTTCATCCGCTAGGTATCCAAGGGCTGACGAAGTGGTAAATGCTTGGTATGAAGAAATCAAGTATTACAATTTTAATGATGTAACCGGTACCGTCCATAATGGGTATGATGTCGGTCACTTTACTCAACTTGTTTGGGCCGACACCACGAAGGTCGGCTGTGCAGTTGTGACTTGTCGGAGCCAGTACTATTTCGTATATACACTTTGTGAATACTCACCACCAGGTAATGTTCTTGATGGCACTCCGGGTATTGACACCTACCATATTTTTAAGGAAAATGTCAGGGGTTTAATATAA
- the FUS1 gene encoding Fus1p (similar to Ashbya gossypii AFR699C), with product MSESEFTFESTVTSQTTTVLFQTSNLQEQQTVINTVIVDKYYAKDQSIPYAYSTVTSTVNIPISGSPTPESQPSTAESPTSTQAVDSTESRVLSVTSSSPTAFAINRMPNNGSGSKSIIGLSIGLPIGLFLLSLIIIISFIYYRNLGYRAEDDGGKFKTWFLSQLYGKPKRPKALDLERKALYSNEDDGQISYRITRKAPVPHVLTPEKAVAAVAAVEPSGSDLEIEKYLYSKPPGITTVGETKRKSKWSYESPLSRWFLTKSVYQPPLSGSQSVNTNDEPKTPAVKLKTLQLLSKVRREQAPNPVSVQYSATNNSPRSDSRSKSSITKQVLNTDSSTSKMSSISSKITAMLPLTDSTYSVAEAHRVPLQHVRSMRVKKSPTVSGILDNSLCTVVKPFSPRLLDEIRLDLNEEVRVLARHSDGWCLVEKHNYASTESRNTADNVSAHSYLNENRGIVPQMCLKPKR from the coding sequence ATGTCAGAATCCGAGTTTACTTTTGAATCTACGGTAACCAGTCAGACGACCACCGTGCTCTTTCAGACATCTAATTTACAGGAACAGCAGACAGTGATTAACACTGTCATTGTAGATAAATATTATGCAAAAGACCAAAGTATTCCATACGCATATTCGACAGTTACTAGTACGGTAAACATACCAATATCTGGGAGTCCAACACCTGAGAGTCAACCTAGCACTGCAGAGTCTCCAACTTCTACTCAGGCAGTGGACAGTACAGAGAGTCGTGTACTTTCGGTGACATCAAGCAGTCCAACAGCATTTGCTATAAACCGTATGCCAAATAATGGAAGTGGATCCAAAAGCATTATAGGCTTATCTATAGGCCTTCCTATAGGCCTATTTCTGCTTTCCctgataataataatttcaTTCATTTACTACCGAAACCTGGGTTACAGAGCTGAGGACGACGGCGGGAAATTCAAAACATGGTTCCTCTCTCAACTATATGGAAAGCCGAAACGCCCCAAAGCGTTGGATTTGGAGAGAAAAGCCTTGTACTctaatgaagatgatggcCAAATAAGCTATAGGATAACCAGAAAGGCTCCCGTTCCTCATGTGCTAACGCCAGAAAAGGCAGTTGCGGCAGTTGCGGCAGTTGAACCGTCGGGCAGTGATCTGGAAATCGAAAAGTATTTATACTCAAAGCCGCCTGGTATAACAACTGTGGgtgaaacaaaaagaaagtcAAAATGGAGTTACGAGTCTCCACTATCAAGATGGTTTCTAACTAAATCTGTATACCAGCCTCCACTTTCGGGTTCGCAGAGCGTGAATACCAATGACGAGCCAAAGACACCTGCAGTGAAGCTTAAGACACTACAACTGTTATCCAAAGTACGGCGTGAACAAGCTCCTAACCCTGTATCAGTTCAGTATTCAGCAACAAATAACAGCCCTCGCTCGGATTCTAGAAGTAAATCTTCTATCACAAAACAAGTACTGAACACAGATAGTAGTACATCGAAAATGTCCAGCATCTCTTCTAAGATCACAGCTATGTTGCCATTAACAGACTCAACATATAGTGTCGCTGAAGCACACAGAGTACCCCTTCAACATGTGCGAAGTATGAGGGTGAAGAAATCCCCTACTGTATCAGGTATACTAGATAACTCACTCTGCACTGTTGTAAAGCCTTTTTCACCTCGTCTCCTCGACGAAATTAGATTAGATcttaatgaagaagttagaGTCTTGGCAAGACACTCTGATGGATGGTGTTTAGTTGAAAAGCATAACTATGCTAGCACAGAATCAAGGAATACAGCAGATAATGTATCTGCACATAGCTATCTCAATGAAAACAGAGGAATTGTTCCGCAAATGTGTTTAAAACCCAAGCGTTAG